Below is a window of Vespa crabro chromosome 20, iyVesCrab1.2, whole genome shotgun sequence DNA.
CGAAATCCGGATTACTAACTTAATACCCACGTTCGAAGCTTTCATAGACatttttgtttcataaaaTTCGGCTTTCAATTCATCTTGCTTCTcggattcttttctttctttctttctttctttctttctttctttttttcatttcagtccctccccccccccttttcttttattgttatcattttctttttattttcattttttttttctcttctttttctcttttttattctttcatttctctctgtttttacGTTTACCTTTTATACGAATAACTACGACTATTTCTGTGGGGTGATATGTGCGAATAAAAAACCCgatgaacacacacacacacatacacacacagacacacacacgtacaaacaaacgaataaacaaacaaagaaacgtAAGTATGTGCGTGACAAGCGTAAAAAATACAGGGTGAATTCAAAAAAGTCCCTATCGCTGAGCCAACAAAATTCCCGTAATAAATGTTTCGAAAAATCAATCGATCCTTCTCTTTGAGTTTACTTTATTGtccaataatatttctttcctttgtttatttttattatttatcttttttcttttcccttttccaaTTTGTAAAACtacaaaagtaaaattaagaaggtctctctctctctctctctctctctctctctctctctctcgtgagaTAAATGAAAGAGTTCAATCGACCGTTTGAACTTTATCTGGGAATATTTTTGGCCTTCGTTCTAGgaactttttcaatttatttcatttcattttactttatttcatttcatttcattttattccatatcattttatttgattttgattttattgtttgcTTGTTTTGCTTagttctttcattatttttatttcatttagttttccttttttaagaTTAGCTCTCCTCGtagtcaataataatagtaatagtaatagtagtaataataataataataataataataataataataataataataatattaatagtaataataataatagtagtaataataataatattattaataataataataataataataataataataataataataataataataataatagctccGAATCggctttttattcttcttcctcttcctcctcctcttcttcctcctcctcctcttcctcctcctcctcttcttcctcttcctcttcctcctccttatcctcaccctcctcctcttcctcctcctcctcttcttcgtcgAATTGTGGCTCCTCGAGATCGTCATCGGCCGCGGCCTTCACGTCCTCTTCGCCCTCCGGTGATTCTGGATCGCCAGCTTTCTTGCCGGGCCTCTCGCCGAACCATTTCGGTAACTTCGCTGTAacgggattttttttttttttcatttttttggacatttttattcttattttttaattcattttttataattttttactttctttcattattatatgtgtatatatatatatacatatatatacacatacatacatacctataaCGCTCGTTGTCAGAGTGTAACACAGtgtcattgaaatatttagcacaaaaataaaaaaaaagaaaatctaaaaagaaaagaaagaaagaaagaacgagaagcgttcccttcctttctttctttttcctttttatttatttatttatttatttattttctttgtttctttctttttttttttttctttgttctctctcCGACGACTTTTCACAGACAAAATACTATCGaacgtaaatattataaaattttaattagacACGAAGGATTTCAATGACGATCCATATTAATACATACTCTTTTGACGACCAAGGAATTGTTCCTTCTGTTGGGTCCATTGCTTTTCTATTATCTCCTTTTGCTGTTCGGTCAGACCCTGAAACATTAATGGACAAAATGGCATGCAGGGATAATGTTAGACACATCAAGGACAATTTTCAAGggacaattttcatttttcttcagtGCGATATCACattctttgtctctttgtttttattaatcttccTGGTTGACGActaggacgacgacgacgacgacggcgacgaaaTAGGGCTGAGGGGTTGGTGGGGGGAGGGGTGGCGTGAGACCCTAATTTCGAGCGGTCATTGTTGGAATAATTAGGACACGAGATTAAATGTtaacgaataatatttaacacgTGTCATCGAAACGTAACTAGTaaaaagttacaaaaaaaaaaaaaaaaaaaaaacaaaaaaagaacaagaaaaaaaagagaaaaaaacgttaATTCAAAATCtccaaatattttatcaaaatttgaCGTTCTAACCAAACGCATTCTTCTCCTTGGTCTTCGTTATAGTCCTTTTTCAAGGATGAATTTatcctttactttctttttctgtttttcttttttttttttttttttcttttttcgttcgtaaTTATTTCATCAAAAGTATTCcatcggtattattgtcattattattttttatcttcattctactttttctccctcgaacgataatgaatatttccttttttttggggTATGATGGGGTGGTGGGGGGTGGGCGGGTTGGGGCTGTATCTTGATCTTATCCTTTATAAAAACCACAGTGTCGCAtgctttttcaaaaagaaaaaatcaaatgaaattctCATTCGGAATTTGTTTTAGAGTATGGTACGTGACACGGCTGACTAAATTGGTCGTGCTCTTTAGgtctaacgaaaaaaaaaaaaaaaaaataaaagaaaccaacacttacatacatacatataaaatatcgataagtgATTGTAAGTGTTATTGCAGGTGTACGATCCGTTTAATTGTCAGTTCGATCGTTTAGTCAAAccttcaaaaaagaaaaagaaaaaaaaaaaaagaaaaataacaaagggCTGCCAGGGGAGGGCAGGGGGTCGGGGGTACGCAAAATTATCAACACTTATCGTTTCTCGGTTTTGGTTGCAATCAACAAAatcaagcaaaaaaaaaagaaaagttgttCTGGGTTGGTTGGTTGACAATAACTAAATGACCCGGGCTTCTGGGGTCGGTGGGGGGTGGGGGCCCGGGCCCCATCGGGCCGGTGGGTCGGGCACGGTGAGTCGATGGTACTGGGCAGGGGTGAGGGGCTACGAAGGGGTAAAGACACTTATAGAGAAGAGACGATCGAATCCACTCACTTTTGGTGCGCTTCATGAACTGTTCTGTTTTCTGTTTCCACAGTTTCTCGTTGTACTCCGCTAAAAGCGTGTCATAGCCCTGCGATTCAATTATGTGACATTTCTAAAATGACTTCGTcatcaattgaaaatattctcgCACACTCACACTCGCACACAATTTCCCTTTCCATTCCTTACTTTCCCAaccccccacccccaccccagtcctatctttttataattcaatCATCTCCCTGATTCCCATCCAATAATTTCGATcgacttgttttttctttcccatttCTTCGACCCCTCTTCCCCCCtccctttattttatttcttttctttttctttttttttttttttttttttttttatatttttttcattcactcTCTACACTATTATCCCATCCTATTTTCCCTCTTATCGCGGCACCGTTCTTGATTTTGGTTTGATcgctcattttttttttttttttttcttttctttttcctttcgataGATTAACAAGTCTGTTcgacgattaaaaaagaaaaaaaaaaaaaaaaaaaaaatagagtatgaaagaaatatataatacttacacCCTCGAAAAGTTTTTTCTTGTCGTCGTAAGACCTGGTATCGACGCGACGTTCATACTTCGAGGCAACTTGAATCTTCGgctacgaatatatatataatatatatatatatacatatataaaataatatatatatataaaaaaaaaaagaaatcattattatatttttttttatatatatagacatttgTGTAAGCTGTGATAAGTgtaataaaattgtacatacatatatgcgcattaataaattctttttttacttacagGATACTTGCCGGTAAGGGCTTCAGGATCTAAACCTTTTTTCAAAGCCTTGTGCCTCAATTGTTGTTTCTGACGTTCCTTCAGCTCTTTAAgctaaaaacaaacaaacaaacaaacaaacaaacgtaaacagaaaaaccaaaaagaaagtaagaacgAAGCATTTAAAATTCAATCGTAACGCTAATCACATTATAATACgcttgaattaattttattctcatactttttttttttttttctttttttattcgtacatATAAACGAGACTTAAATGTAagctataataaataagtctCATAGAAATCAAATtcctaatattttattattcatttcgacaaaattgagaataatttattcgttataataaaataatactcaCATCGTAATCTTGACGTTTTTGTCTCTCCTCGAGATCGTACTTCTCAGTTTCTAATTTAACGATAGTATCCCAAAGTTCGGTGGCCTTGAAACGGAGTTTATCAATCGATAATCCCTCAATCTCTAATGGTTTAATGCGAATACTCAatgatatctttttctcttcctcgagTTGTTCCTTCGTCTTGTTACGTTCCAATTGGGCCGATGAGAGATTACCCTGTGtcgaaaaaatttaaatatatatatataagtatatataattataaatgtaatgtaagtatatatatatatatatatatatatatatatatatatatatgtaagtatatataagtataaaatatatgtatacatatatatgtgttcaaaaattatgataacaaactcataattttattagtgAGATCaaatggatgaaaaaaaaattcacatgAACTTACGTCTTAcatatacaattataaaattcatataaactTATGtcttacatatatgtgtgtatatatatgtatatatgtaatatgtaatttttcaAGAAAGATATATCGTAGTCTTGATCGAGGACGATCGAGGAGGATCGAGGACGATCGTGGACGATCGAAGAACAACTTACCCCGAGGTCCTTCTTCGTAATGGTAAAGTTAGGTCCTTTCTTGTTTGCTTGGTCCTTCATCGCTTGCATCATAGCCTGACGTTTCTTTTCGGATTCCTCGAGGCGTCGTCTCTTTTCCTCAATGTCacgttgtttcttttcctctgttgaaatttaatacgaaaagtgaataaaagatggaaagaaaaagaaaaacaaaaggagagagacaaagagagagagagagagagagagagagagagagaaaatcgagtGGAGTTACGTGGGTGGGTCgacgttaaaaattatattttttttcttcccctctcctttttttattttttttttttttttttttttctgacacTACGAAGTTTTCCGAACTTACGTTCTTGCATCAACGAGATATTTAAGATCGTagctctttttgtttcttttttttttttttttttaaccctaATCGTGCCTGTAGGGCATAGAACAACACGAACTTTGAActtcaatttaaaataattcgtcCATCCCGTGattcatgatatatatatatatatattttttttttatataatgacaGAATTGGAAATGTCTTTTTCAAATCTGTCGATCATTATTTCCGAGGCTtcgaatgaatattttcttgtttttcttttctttcctttttttttttttttcgaagtaaaaattattctcaCAAAATATCCCCCAAGTGATCtacaatttgaaattattttcagatgTGCACGATTAGGATTAATttcagttaaaaaaaaaaaaaaaaaaaagaaaaaaaaaagaaagaattctttttaattttaatatctaaaaatgtaaaaaaaaatatttctcgttaAACATTCATcgcatattttcttatttaataatcgtaGTATTGTCGTTGCCATAAATGGCTCTAATATGCAGGaagcataattttcttttatttatttattttttttttttatccttttttttattcctttcatttttcaatcgtAATTCGATAACTCagttattgaataaaaatcgacaatgataattttttaaacgtaaaataaacataaaattttttcatgctgaagattcgaaaaataaaaattcgaacaataattattaattctactTGGATCAATTAAAACCCACTTTTACTATTTTGGATggctaatgaaaaaaagaagaaaaaaagaaaaaaaaaagcaaacaaaaaattattattattattattattattattattattattaccaatttCACGTTGACGAcgttcctcctcttccttcttcttctgagccaatctcttttcttcgtcgGCGCGGGTGATCTTGCGCTTAGCTTGTTTCTCCTAAGGggtgaatgaaaaagaaaaaaaaattaaaaaaaaaaaaaaaaaaaaaaagaaaaaaaagcacgaCGGCAGAAAatcaatttgtaaatatttccattgttaaattttgacgatagaataaatataatcttgttgttcaatagaaaataaataaataccttGAGACGTTTgagttcctcttcttccttggCTCTCTGCTTTCTCCATTCCGCGATGTATTCCTTAAGTTGTTCATCGAGATCGCTTCTCTTCTGTTCTTGCCTctgtaataatattgaaaaataaaaatgacctATATTTATCATCCATAGATCGCGCTATCGCgaaatcgataaatcgataaaatccgAAAAATATCATCTacgataattcttttatatatgtatatatatatgtgtgttttatcttttttttttctttttttttttttttatttgttacttcatcacttttttatttccttcttctttttaaatattttctacagaaaaataatcaattaactcttgctttttttttttttggtcaattattgaatgaaaatattgaatcattaattatttccattttaattatatcaattaatttatttaattatttcctgtataaaaattatttctcaggtaattaatatttctttttacggaaataaaattttttattagtaataaaattctCGTAATGGAAAGAagcgatttctttctttttttatttctttttttatacaagcTCTTTTTAAAATGGACGATAAAAaatgttcgataaaaattaataacacctaatacatatatatatatatatttttttttacgtcgaaaaaaaccgaacgataaaaattatatcaattcgtaaaaatgttaaatattgcacattaaaatttatttttcataatatcaataataaaatcatattaaataaaatcaccctcgtgaaataatttctttacgaagtattataaaacgtacgataagaaataattctttttttttttttgcgatcgAACTTACcgacataacgataataaaaatgatataggcacgtaaaaaatgtttcattattagtattggattagattttattattccgAAATAACTTACTGcatttaataatgtatatatatatatatatatatatatatatatatatatatataattattattattattattatatattactgaatgtaaaattattataaataataattataataataaatatttttaatataaatatatatataaaatattaaaatataaatataaatataaatatatatatatatatatttatttttaattgattatttttttatttactactGTAACAACAttgtttatttacatatataaactacTAATgccaattattatttaaatttttatttgaatcttgagtataaaaaaagttttatatatatacatagaatataacataaaattttGTCATGCtcaagatttaaataaaaattcgtacaataattattaattcgacTTGGACCAATGAAAAactacttttactattttggatggccaataaaaaaagaaaaaaaaaaaaaaaagaaaaaacaaaaaaaaattcatgacatttcttttttacttatgtgatgcaaaagaaaagaaataatttttcataataaaattaagaatcaGTTTaggggaaaaataaagaaaaaaaacaaaaaaacctattacactattactattattattactattactattactattactattactagtgTTACTCACCTTCATAAACTCGATATTCTCCCCGGAGTCCCTGTATCACGCCGGaacgaaaacaaaagtaaGACTCTTTAGTCCTTTTGAGGAGAGATTGATGGTTGTTCCATGAAAGGACACTGAGATGTGTCCTCCAAAGCTCCGTACgccatatttttattttttcttttgtattgtATTGTTTCGTTCTTTTACGAAAGTCTCGTCAAcgtcatcataatcatcattataatcattcatTATCGCGTATCGACACCAAGTTAATTGTTATGTCGCAACGTGATATCTTACGCAACCCACATCCAacaatacacacatacacaggcggacggacagacggacagagacaaaaaatagacaaacgtgaaagagagagagagacagagagaaagagagaaagagagagagagagagagaaagagagagagaaaatatatatgtatatatagaacaaagaaaaatagaaacggACGGACAAATAGACAGAAACGAACGGACAGACAtaaaagacagacagataaaaaagagagagacagagagagagagagagagagagagagagagagagagagagagagagaggaaagtatagaaaataaaaaacaaataaaaagaaaaaaaatatgtatatatatatatatacattacgtGAAAGCACGTGTGAATTTGCTAGGGatctattttacttttatttaattttctttttcttttggatcTTTTGTTATCTTAAATTTCTCGATCCCTTAACAAATATAGCTCTGATAGTAACCAGTAGAGCTTAATGATCCCGATTCAGTCTTTGAAACAAAAACGATAGAGAACAACTtcgttgtttattttctttttctttttttccttttcctccttctcacCCTCTACAACCCTAACTCCTAACCATCTCCCCTTTCaaagaaacgatcgatcaatcTCAAACAATTTTTCCCTCGATCatcgatattgacgataattaattaatcagtctgataattaatataattaattaatacgattgATCTTCAATTAATTGACGTACGAATAACGTAACGTTATCAATTGTTTTCGTCGTTCAAGATTCGGGACATTCGAGacgatcgatcgttcaaaATGGTGGATAATTTGGATTGATATACAGGGGGGGGGGGGCTAGTGGTGTGCCcccaaaaggaagaaaaaaagaaaaaagtgagaggaagaaaaaaacgagagaacgaAATTCGAACTTGGAAgtcgttcgtttttttctcattttcttttctttgctttttttcttttcttttttcctttttttttttttttgttttttcttttttcattcgatgacCACGAAGGTGGACGCAGgacaaatgaaattgaaatagGATTATtatgaagagataaaaaaaaatgataatgataggGGGATGTAGGCTGAACCATCAATGTTTCTCAAATCAAATTTAATGCTTCACGTATCCATTTGAAAtttgtgcgtgtatgtgtgtgtatgcgtgtataaaTAACGTAAcccttttataaataaatcaaactatagttatatatatatatatatatatacgtgtgtgtgtatgtgtatatgacAACAATGttgaataaagtaaaaaaataaaaaaaaaaaaaaatacatgtatatatatatatatatatgtgtgtatgtatgtatgcacattaaaagaaagaaggtggATACGAAAAATTTGGATTTAAAATCCTTCAGGAGCGTAATCGCGAGGATTTTTAATGGccttcactttttctcttttatttttatttgcattctttttttcttttttctttttttttgttttttcttcttttttttccccttttttttatttcttttattttttctacctCCATACGAGCTATCACGAGACAGGGTCTGTATTGTACTTGTTTCGTACCCCTTTCTCTCACGTTACCTTCAACGAATGAGTTGTTATTACGTGTAGCAACAATTTTGAGAATCATTGGGTTTTAAATGATTTCATAATGCACCACGTATTCTAATTCGAATCGCGTTATCATTTCGGGCATCGTGAATCATCGTCTTTTATGttttcgtcatcgtcatcgtcatcgtcgcaaaaaattacgaaaagattgatagcgagcgagcgagcgagctagcgaaaaatagatagagatagaaatagagatatagatagatagatagatagttcaagagagagagagagaaagagagagagggggggctgagagggggagagagataCTTGACCGAATGCCAAGAAAACCAGTCGGCCATAAGTCGTGATTATAGATACTCTAGAAGCAGCTAACTATCGTCGTATTTGTCGtcgtcctcatcgtcgtcgaaatagtcgtcgtcgtcgtcatcgtcgtcgtcgtcatcgtcgtcgattTTTGTGGTGTCAGCGAACCCACCCTGAGGTTTCGTTCTACGAAAACGCgttttatctctgtctctttctctctctctctctctctctctctctctctctctctctctctctctttggaattcgtactaagaataatatctcGAGAGATGATCATCTCGATATACTCTATATGTACTCTCTGTGTACTCTATATAAACGAGGTTATCGTacggatttttctttttttttttttttcgaaagaaaattcgaa
It encodes the following:
- the LOC124431053 gene encoding troponin T, skeletal muscle isoform X3, with amino-acid sequence MKRQEQKRSDLDEQLKEYIAEWRKQRAKEEEELKRLKEKQAKRKITRADEEKRLAQKKKEEEERRQREIEEKKQRDIEEKRRRLEESEKKRQAMMQAMKDQANKKGPNFTITKKDLGGNLSSAQLERNKTKEQLEEEKKISLSIRIKPLEIEGLSIDKLRFKATELWDTIVKLETEKYDLEERQKRQDYDLKELKERQKQQLRHKALKKGLDPEALTGKYPPKIQVASKYERRVDTRSYDDKKKLFEGGLTEQQKEIIEKQWTQQKEQFLGRQKTKLPKWFGERPGKKAGDPESPEGEEDVKAAADDDLEEPQFDEEEEEEEEEEGEDKEEEEEEEEEEEEEEEEEEEEEEEEEEE
- the LOC124431053 gene encoding troponin T isoform X2 is translated as MSDDEEQYSGRASQKDSGENIEFMKRQEQKRSDLDEQLKEYIAEWRKQRAKEEEELKRLKEKQAKRKITRADEEKRLAQKKKEEEERRQREIEEKKQRDIEEKRRRLEESEKKRQAMMQAMKDQANKKGPNFTITKKDLGGNLSSAQLERNKTKEQLEEEKKISLSIRIKPLEIEGLSIDKLRFKATELWDTIVKLETEKYDLEERQKRQDYDLKELKERQKQQLRHKALKKGLDPEALTGKYPPKIQVASKYERRVDTRSYDDKKKLFEGGYDTLLAEYNEKLWKQKTEQFMKRTKTKLPKWFGERPGKKAGDPESPEGEEDVKAAADDDLEEPQFDEEEEEEEEEEGEDKEEEEEEEEEEEEEEEEEEEEEEEEEEE
- the LOC124431053 gene encoding troponin T, skeletal muscle isoform X1, whose protein sequence is MSDDEEQYSGRASQKDSGENIEFMKRQEQKRSDLDEQLKEYIAEWRKQRAKEEEELKRLKEKQAKRKITRADEEKRLAQKKKEEEERRQREIEEKKQRDIEEKRRRLEESEKKRQAMMQAMKDQANKKGPNFTITKKDLGGNLSSAQLERNKTKEQLEEEKKISLSIRIKPLEIEGLSIDKLRFKATELWDTIVKLETEKYDLEERQKRQDYDLKELKERQKQQLRHKALKKGLDPEALTGKYPPKIQVASKYERRVDTRSYDDKKKLFEGGLTEQQKEIIEKQWTQQKEQFLGRQKTKLPKWFGERPGKKAGDPESPEGEEDVKAAADDDLEEPQFDEEEEEEEEEEGEDKEEEEEEEEEEEEEEEEEEEEEEEEEEE
- the LOC124431053 gene encoding troponin T isoform X4 translates to MSDDEEQYSGRASQKDSGENIEFMKRQEQKRSDLDEQLKEYIAEWRKQRAKEEEELKRLKEKQAKRKITRADEEKRLAQKKKEEEERRQREIEEKKQRDIEEKRRRLEESEKKRQAMMQAMKDQANKKGPNFTITKKDLGGNLSSAQLERNKTKEQLEEEKKISLSIRIKPLEIEGLSIDKLRFKATELWDTIVKLETEKYDLEERQKRQDYDLKELKERQKQQLRHKALKKGLDPEALTGKYPPKIQVASKYERRVDTRSYDDKKKLFEGGYDTLLAEYNEKLWKQKTEQFMKRTKRSDRTAKGDNRKAMDPTEGTIPWSSKDEVTEMVRREARQESWRSRITGGRRGREGRGR